ATTAGAAGTCACCTAACATCCTAACACGACTACAGAAGATGCCATATGTGCCGATTTGTATCGTAGGATGAAAATCCGGCACCAATTTATCAATATCAATACCAGCAACCGACACCTATGAGGAAAATAGAACAAACACCTTTAGCTttgcacgagaaaaaaaaaagaaagctggCTCGAATCGAGCTGAACTTGCCAACCACACCACCACTGCCATCATCCTCCTGGATCCACCGTTGTCGTCCTTGAGCCCATTTCCCCGCCGCCAACATCTCCCGCATTTGACAGTGAAAATGAAGAGGCTGagtgggagagggagatgggttgTTGCCAAGCTGTCATCGTTGTCCCAATGCTGTACCCCCGCCGTCGCTGCACCGCCCCGACGAAACAGCTTTGGCCGTGCCCACGCCGTCGTTGCGCCATATTGCCGTTGTCGTTGTGCCTTGCCAAGGAAACGTCTTTCATGCTATACCCTCACCGTCGTCACTCCGTACCACGAAATGTACAGCTGTCGCGCCATGCTAGCGAGacaggaaggggaggggggagagggatGTCACCGCcgatggggaggggagggagaaagcGGAGGGGCGGAGGGGATTATGATTCTTACCACCGAGATATTTTAAGGTAAATTGTTGGACAATGGAATTGAATAAATTGTCACCTTTTTCTTATAAAAACCTCAAGTAAATGTTTTGATTAAAAAGAGGTGTGTGGGACTATGTTCTAGCCCTTAATTTACAAGTTACCCAAACATAACATTCAGGACAATGATAATAAATAATCGTGACTGGCCGGTGTAGATGTAATCGGGACAAAGTGATTTTAGTTTAATATGAGTGAAATTCAGTATATCAAAGACTATAAACTATTTCACAGTATAGAATATTCTTTTTCAAATTTCTTAATTATAATGTAGTTTATCGTACATATAACGAATACGATGAGGGAGGATTTCTTTAAGCATTCTTTTTACAATCAATAAATAACATgcccgcgcatctgcgcgggcttccttcctAGTTGAACTGAAAGAGACCAAATTTTCTCTTGGTTATGACTTGAGAAAATACCAGTGGATTGAGGTAAGACAAAATTGTGGCTATAAATCAAATTCAATGATAAGACTAATAAATTGAATTTCTTATAGAGGGGAGTGGTAGTTTTAgttcttgatattttttttatttcctatATCCTGAGGTTGTTTTAGAATGTGTCACGACAATCCCAATTGTAAAGTATAAATGAGTTTAGTACTATCAATGGTTTGATTAGGAGAAATGTTAACCAAGGATGAACCTGCCATGGGACTAAGGGGTCTCGAGCCCCACTACCGGCGTTAGGAACATGAGAGTCCCACTGAGCACCCTCTAAAATTATTTGGCATACATCCAAAAGAAATATAGATTTAAGTTTTATCCAGTTTATTAAGCTCTACCTGCTATTTCTTTCTGGTTTCGTCACTGATGTTAAATTATGTCTTTTGTTACCTACAGTCAAAGGGGTGTTGCAGTTCTGATGGAAGGGGTAATGCGGGTAGCTCGCCTGTTAATTGAGCAGGAGCCAACAACCCAACTATAACCCTCTTTAGTTCccacgcaaaaacttttcaccctgttacatcaaatgtttggacacacgcatagagtattaaatatagataaaaaaaaactaatcacatagattgcgtgtaaattgcgagacggatcttttaagcctaattgctccatgatttgacaatgtggtgctacagtaaatatttgctaatgacgggttaattagtcttaataaattcgtctcgcagttttcaggtggaatttgtaatttgttttgttattaggctacgtttaatacttcaaatgtgtatctgtatatctgatgtgacacgccaaaaattTTCGTTCGCGAACTAAACGGGCCCTATGTACCAGAAAACAACTAGTACATATGACGAACTAGTGTCAAATTCAATCAATCGAGTGATCGATTATTTAGAAGATCTTTTAGTAATAAAAATGAGTCAGCATCACTGAAGAAAAACAAACGTAGCATCATGATCTGCCTGCACAGATACTACCATTATCGATATCTGCACTTCTTCCACGGCTATAAAAGGGCACCAATACAAGCCACAATTGTTGCTCATCACAAGCCACAAAGATATATCatatcatctcatctcatcaggAGTCAAGACTGCGACACATAGTGAAGTGAAGCCCACTTAGCTAGCTTGCAATTGAGATCTTGCAGAGAATTGTGAAGATCTAGAGCTATAGCCATGGCTCTGCAAGTGCAAGGCCTTGTGGACTGGAGGGGAAGACCGGTTGATCCCAGGAGGCATGGTGGTCTGAAGGCAGTAATGTTCATCTACGGTAAGTATATAACTTCCTTAATCCGCAGTCGTCGGATCAGAAATCAATGGTCAGGATCAGCTCAAGGGCCCCTGATCGGCATTTGTTGGGTTGTTTCCTTGTGCAACTGAAGAGGACCAGCTGTCCTAGCAAATAACACATGATGATGcatcaaattttatttatttctttcttcatTGGAAAATGGAGAGCTGAACCAGCACATAGTCCCTCTAGTTTAATAATACTTATTGTTTTAGACGAGGATATGATCTCAAAAACCAACTTTaaccactattttctattataatatatatataaatatcaataaatatataattatatcgAAGTACGTACTTTTTAAAACtaatattttgaaaattatccacagttaaatattttaaagtttaacaTTAGCCTTATCCAATACAACAAGTATTGTCAACCGGGAGAGAGTACcacatttaaaataaaattatttatctATTGCTTCAAGAACACTAagttacataatttttttttaagtaaagaaGGATAACATTTTGTTCTTGAGAAAGGGATGTATTTATCGTTATAAAAGGAGAACATGGTATTTACCGTTATTCATTTACAAACTATAGGCTGATCATACACAATTTTCTTTAATTTGCGCTTGCAGTCTTGATTGTGATGACCAACATGGGGAACATTCCCACTATGCTAAACATAGTGAGCTACCTGCATGGCACAATGCACATGGGCATCGCCGatgcctccaccaccgccgccaactTCTACGGTGCAATCTGTGTCTTCTCCTTCCTCGGCGCCTTCATCTCCGACTCCTACATCAAGCGCTTCTACACCATCCTCATCTTTGCTCCCATCGAAATTCTGGCAAGCATCCTAAACCATTCGTACATCTTTAGGATTATATGAATGGTACTTTAAGCTTTTGGGTCTACTGGTTGGCCAATAGTAAAGTGACAAAGGCTCAGTTCTTAATTATAAAGTTAAAACATGTTTAGTCTATCTCATCAATGGTTTAAGGTTTGAGTAACTTTTCCAATTGTTTTTATTGGATTCTATATCAGTTGATATTATTCTACTACCAAAATTATCATCAGTAGAAAATTAGAAGCTTTGAGTAATTTAGTCACTAATAATTAATAagtgttttaaaaaaactattccCTTAGATAATACAAATAAATACAATCCGTTAGATTAAAAAGATACCTAAATTTTACTACCAATAGATACAACCgtaaaataatttaatttcaCATTTCACTGTTTACAATATACCTTGTTTCACTTTTCAATTAGGTTTATTACATACTTTCATTATATATCAAAACATATCAAAATAAGTTTCGCTTTGCACTAAGTTGCTTCCTATAATAGATGAAGAGAAGCCTTGTAAAATACGAATACAACCTATGAAACTTCTCGAATTTAGATCATTTTTCATGATGTTTCTttcaaattttatgaaatttctATAGGTTTGACGAAGCATATAATGGTATTAAGTAAAAACTAAGGGCatccgcaatggttatctataggctctctacaagagatccatgtcagcatattttcatacttggaagagattaaatgaagagagagagagcaaagctatctactaacctggagatagtctatagagaaaaacgaggcaatggattacaGAGCTATAGTTACCCATATAGACATACTATCGAAGTTGTTTATTATTAATCTAGTCTaatgctgagatgtacatgttttatagatagcaccttattttaccattgcgggtgctctaatatCGTTAGACCTATTGTAAAGTGAAAATTTGTAGAAAACCTTGCGCGCGCAAAGCAAAACAAAGTACACTTTACCCGGTGTAAAGTACAATTTACTCcatccttcaaaaaaaaaaatcaatctaactTACTGTACTTAATTTATTAGTGCAAGTGAAAAACCAAAAACCACTATATATGGATTAATAATGTATTAATGTGATTATCACTTGGTAGGGATACATGCTGCTAGCATGCCAAGCGCACTTCCCGTCGCTGCACCCGCCGCcgtgcgacgccgccgccggccaatGCGCGGCGGTGAGCGGGCGGAACCTGAGCCTGCTCCGGCTGGGCCTGTACGTGATCCCGCTCGGCGAGGGCGCGCTGCGGGTGTGCGGGGCGGCGCTGGGTGGCGACCagttcgacggcggcgaggtcggcggcgacgacccggcggcggcggcggcggcggaggcccggGGGAAGGCGAGCTTCTTCAACTGGTTCGCCTTCTGCATCTCGCTGGGGGGGCTCGTGGGGCTCGTGCTCGTGGTGTGGGTGCAGAACAACGAAGGGTGGGACCTCGGATTCGCGCTCGCCGCGCTCATGGCGCTCGTCGCCAtggccgtcgtcctcgccggcctccccttctACCGCCACCGCGTTCCCACCGGCAGCCCGCTCACCAGAATCCTCCAGGTAACTCAAAGTAGTAGTACTCAACTGATCTGATCAGAGTGGCACATCAAAGAAAAATTTCGATAAAAACATTTGAATTCGTAACAAATTTGCACTGAATTTGGACACACGGAGTGAGATGCTTGCAGTGGCAAGGGGATGTGGTTTCAGTTCCCAACACGCTtataattttttcttaaaagataTTTGAAGGGATGTCATTTATATtgtcttcttaaaaaaaagtttagagaGACGTCTTTTCCTTCAAatcatgtatttttttagaaaagtaCAGAGTACCGAGCTGAGATACCGAAGAAATTTTGGGATCAAAGCttcaaattttagaaaatttctcttttttaaaaaaaaaatcttatcaaattttcactgaatttggatagtttcttctttcgttttttttttaccatggtACATCCTTCCGGGACCTATCAGTAGACCTGAAATTTTCTACAATTATGAAATTAAGTTATTTCTTGGAAGAGTATATATAAGTCCCTATCTATATCTACTTTCCTTAAGCATAATATAGATTTAAAATTTGTGAGCGCTGTATGGAGATTGTGAATTTGCTGGTAATTTGTCGGAGAGATGTGTGTATAAATTTTTAATCATCCAACATTTTGATTTTTGTGTGAAATTTGACAGGTTTTTGTGGCGGCGTTCAGGAAGAGGAACGTCACGATGCCGGAGAGCTTGGTGGAAATGCAGGAGTGTTCTGACGGCTCGACCATCGAGCTGCTGGATAAAACTCCAGACTTCAAGTAAGCCTGAAATTTAAGTAGTATCTCGAATCTAAAGGGAATTTTGTAATCcatttaattttagattttcCAACCTGTGTTTCACTTTTAGTATGGCCATAATTTCTCCCTTGTGTCGTTAATTTGTTAACCCCTCGCCCCTCCTAATAACTTTTTTGTATTTTGGCAATTTTTTACTCCATCTCAATATATCCTGCAAAACTCATGTTGTCATCATTAAAAAAACATTATCACAATGTAAAGGATTTCTTTTGTATTTCATTGAATTTTATATTTTCGAATTTATTTTACCATgaattttctctctctctctctctctctttcagaGAGGAgtattttttatacaatatttttaatttagaaACATAGCCCTCAAACAAATCAATCTGAAATTAGCTTCTATGAATTTTCTCAAACAAATCAATCTGAAATTAGCTTCTATGAATTTTCTCTTGTGTGGTTAATTTGTTAATTTTGGTGGCATTTCTCTTTGGTGTGTGTGCAAGCTTAGGTTCCTGGAcaaggcggcggtggacgacggcgaccggcggcgatggTCGGCGTGCACGGTGAcgcaggtggaggaggcgaagaTCATCCTCCGCATGCTCCCCGTCTTCCTCACCTCCGTCCTCGGCTACGTCCCcatccctctcctcctcacctTCACCGTGCAGCAGGGCGGCGCCATGGACACCCGCCTCGCCGGCACCAGCGTCCCGCCGGCGAGCCTCTTCGTCGTCCCCATCGTCTTCCAGATGCTCATCCTCGTCGCCTAcgaccgcgccgccgtgccgtggcTCCGCCGCGCCACGGGCTACGCCGCGGGCGTCACCCACCTCCAGCGCGTCGGCCTCGGGTTCgcgtccagcgccgccgcgctcgcgctcGCAGCCGCCGTggagtcgcgccgccgccgctgcctcggcGTCGCGGCGCCGGCCATGTCGGTGTTCTGGCTGACGCCGCagttcttcctcctcggcgtCATGGACGTCACCTCCTTCGTCGGCCTCCTCGAGTTCTTCTACAGCGAGGCGTCCGCCGGCATGAAGTCCATCGGCGGCGCCGTCTTCTTCTGCATCCTCGGCGTCGCGTCGTGGCTTGGCGGCGCCCTCATCCAGGCGGTCaaccgcgccaccgccggcggtgcCGGACACGGCGGTTGGCTCGACGGCGCCGACCTCGACGCCAGCCACCTCGACCGGTTCTACTGGCTGCTCGCCGTGTTCGAGctcgtcgccttcttcctctaCCTCTACTCCGCATGGAGGTACACGTATAGGCATCATCCACGTGTTCAGCCATCAATGGAGGATGCCAAGGTATccgcgacagcgacgacgacgacgaagaaagCCGAGGTTTGAGTGACAGTTgaatctactacctccgtctcaggAATGTAGCTATTTCTGGCTATGAATCTTGGACATGTTTTGTTTTCATGGTTCATAGTTGAAGATAGCtttattttagaacgaaggTAGTAAAATGAAAGCTGTGATGGCTCTATGtaccatagaaaaaaaatgttgtagcTAATGATCCTATAGGTGATGATGAGACAGTAGTGTGGGTTTGAACCCTTTGATTGAGAAATGGATGGCTGAGATTGCGTGCGGTTAGTGTTGTGCAGTCACAATAGCAACCGCACTGTAACTCAGTCCAGTGTTACAGAGAGGCTCTCGTATAAATGTTAGTATTTTGAATATTTCATGTTTTGGATTGATATAATCTAATAAAACTGAAAAGATCGTTGGTGGATATTATGTATGGTTACTACTTAACTGTGTGGTCACGGTAGCGGCTGCACTATTTCAATTCGATTTCCAACGAGGTTCTCATATACtccctttattttttattataaatcatttgactttttttttcaaataataagtcgtttgatttttttttgtcaaactttttaaagtttgaccaagtttataaaaaaaatatattgtattttcaacacaaaacaaatatattattaaaatatattcaatgttatatttaataaaactaatttaatattttagatgttgctaaattattttataaacTTGGCCAAATTTAAGAAAGTTCcactagaaaaaaaagtcaaacgacttattaTACACagtggagggagtaatataaatgttattatttggaataatacttttttttgttttggatgGATAATCTAGTAATGAAGCAGATAATACATATCAATGATTTTCAGTGGATTTGAAGTAGGTTCCAATAGTAAAATAGTGTTTGATTCTCAAAGGTGGAGGATCATATTACCAGAttacagagagagagaatgtGGTGGATGCTTGTGGTGCCTGTTTCTTTCAGATTTTTTCGGCTGTTCTCAGTCACATAGAGAGCAGTCTTCATCAATGAAAAGATAAGTCACATAGAGATAAGAGAGCAGGCTTGTAATAGTGCAGGGGTACTAGGTGTGCTGTCGTCACTGCTGGGAGTGCTCTTGGCCTCCAGCAACACCTGtgtttcagaattcagactattagctacttcctccgtttaacaatataagtcattagacatatatatctatctagattcattaacatcaatatgaatgtgggacatgctaaaatgacttacatgcTAAAACTACAACATACTGATAAGGCTGTACATCCCTAAATGGGTAGCCTAATATGATCCAAAAAAGAACATTTTACATTTCCTTGGAAGCTTAAAGTCCAACTTCGACTTCCTTCAAGGATGGTAGAGGGAAAGATTattctttgcaaagatttttGCACTGTAATAAAACCTCCAGCGTGTTTTCTGGCTCTTATTGTTTTTCCTTTGAACTACGAGGTGCACCTCAAATCCTCAATACCTGGTATACCTGGTATTTACAGTGGATGATCGTCATGTCTGTCAGCCTTCATGTACAACAGGATCATATGTTGATCCAAAAGAATCAATCCGACGATCTATGAAATGGCGCATTCTTTGCGCCATTCAACTGCATCTTTCTTTTCCTCTGAATTTGGCGGACTGTTTCACAAATCAATAGATTCagttttggcactccattgctTGTCAAGTGCAGGTcaattccaacttttttcaaaGCTTCTATAACGAGCCTCTGAGATTTTGGATCATGATCAGAACATCGTGATGGAGTAATGCCTGTCAGAACAGGTTTCCCACAAGTTTCTACCCCATTTTGCATGCCACTGCAGAAGAATAAACAATAGTAATCAGATATAAGGAGAATTGCTCATTAAGTAACAAGATGAATTCTTCGAAGAGTAAATTGGCATCCAAAAAGTCATTCCCCATTCCCCTTGTTCCAACAAAAGAAGTACAACTAATAAGCAACATATTATTTTGCATCCTACAAATTATGTATTATATCAACACAGATATTTCATACGCATATGATATGCCTATTTGTGAGACCTAAAAATCCCTAGGTTATAAAATACAGTAGAATGATAGCAGCTGCTATACACATGTTTATTTGAGGCAATGTTATTAAGGCGGTATGGTGAGGTGTGGTGATCCACCACCGCCTTACTGCCATAGTGAGCGATAATGAATATGGCGTGGCGACACCTAACGTGCAGTGAAAAGATAGAAAGAATAAGAAATATGGGCTGTAAATACACTAattgggtactctattcatcaCAGCGCAGCCCAATAGTAGTAGCCCATCCAAGCACTCACCTAACCTAGGCCCACTACTTTCTCTCAACCTACCAGGTAGCAATTTAACCCTACCCAACAGCTTCCTTCCTAGCAGCCACCACCTCACCTTCATCCAGATCTCTCTCCCCTATCGTGCAGCACTGCAGCAGGCTCCTCTCATccacctttctctctctctcctcgatGCAGCAAGCAGACCATCCTCCTATCCTCTCTTCCTTCTTGCAGCCAgcagcctcctctcctccaccttttcTCTCTCATATGGCACAACAGCAGCAGTCCCTCTACTCCACATCGGCACAATAAGGGGAGAGAGCGCCACCAGGGAGGACCAGCAGCAAGACAGTGGACTTTTCCCCTCTGCTCTTAACCTCTCTCCTTCAGTTCATACCTGTAAAGGGGAGAAGCCTAAGGCGGAAGGACACCTTGCCCTTCCGTGAACGCCACAACGCTATAGCGACGCCTTAATAACCATGATTGGAGGATTATCTCCAAATCCCACAAATTACAGTATTTGATAATAATAGCCTTTTCTAATAAAGAAATAAGCCAAATCCTGCAAATTTGGATAATCGTAATAAAAATTCTGACACCCATCAATAGTTCTATAGAGCTACCAAGCTAACAGCCGCCTTTACCACCAATGTTATAGTTAACTCGTTTTGACCACAAACAAGTTTAGGAACTTTACAAGCTAATCAGGAAACTGATGGGCTATTGGTGGTGtccgttctctctctccctcaacgaCGCCCCAAGCATCCACCGCTGCCAGCAGCTGATGGCCCCAGGTTATCCAGAGAAGCGACTTGCTGGATCTGATCATCAGGCCAAGAGCAGCTCGCAGGATACAGGGTCGGATTTGTCCTTGTCGATCGAGCTCGCTGGTGTTGGGAGTACCGTGGAGCTTCTGGCCCATCATGGGAGAGAGCAGACCCCGAGAGGGGAATCGAGTTGGAGCAAGTGAGAGAACAGAAGCCTCTGGCCCATTTGGCATCGTCATGCCTCGATTGAAACCTGTGAATCTCACACTGGTGTGCTGCTACTTGGTAGCTAGAGCATGGAACATTTGGAACCCCACCGCTTTCTTTGTTGGTGAAGTGAAGGAGCTGTGAAGCAAAGGGACAAGGAAGCCTGGAAGGTGATGAAGGCTTGAGAGCTAGGAGCTGGAGATCGATGTGTTCAACtaggagaaagagaggaagaagaggacagCCAACTTCTTGATGGAAGAAAGAGTAGTTGAGAATAGGCATAGAGTGGGCATCAGCATTTACCACGGGCGTGCACAGTACATCATTTTTCAAGTATCGTTtttcacatatataaaataccaAATATGATCTGATAATTAGagtgaaaataattttattttgttcttttaGTTACCGGATTCGGTGGGTTATCTTCCTATAaaatcccgttgcaacgcacgggcatttagTAAGTCTAGTAAAAATTGATTTGACCAAACAAAAGACTGCATAGGTATATGGACTGAAGGGATGAAGTACAGACACCAACTAAGCATGTGAGTTGAACGCTCAGTGCTAATTTCTTTTCAACACTCTAACACTCCTACCGATATTTTTGTGTTggcctccgtcccaaaatatagcaatttttagctatgaacctggacacactgatgtccagattcatagctaaaaatacttatattttgggacggagggagtatgccacTAGCTACAGCCAGCAG
This genomic window from Oryza sativa Japonica Group chromosome 12, ASM3414082v1 contains:
- the LOC4351831 gene encoding protein NRT1/ PTR FAMILY 4.6 encodes the protein MALQVQGLVDWRGRPVDPRRHGGLKAVMFIYVLIVMTNMGNIPTMLNIVSYLHGTMHMGIADASTTAANFYGAICVFSFLGAFISDSYIKRFYTILIFAPIEILGYMLLACQAHFPSLHPPPCDAAAGQCAAVSGRNLSLLRLGLYVIPLGEGALRVCGAALGGDQFDGGEVGGDDPAAAAAAEARGKASFFNWFAFCISLGGLVGLVLVVWVQNNEGWDLGFALAALMALVAMAVVLAGLPFYRHRVPTGSPLTRILQVFVAAFRKRNVTMPESLVEMQECSDGSTIELLDKTPDFKFLDKAAVDDGDRRRWSACTVTQVEEAKIILRMLPVFLTSVLGYVPIPLLLTFTVQQGGAMDTRLAGTSVPPASLFVVPIVFQMLILVAYDRAAVPWLRRATGYAAGVTHLQRVGLGFASSAAALALAAAVESRRRRCLGVAAPAMSVFWLTPQFFLLGVMDVTSFVGLLEFFYSEASAGMKSIGGAVFFCILGVASWLGGALIQAVNRATAGGAGHGGWLDGADLDASHLDRFYWLLAVFELVAFFLYLYSAWRYTYRHHPRVQPSMEDAKVSATATTTTKKAEV